The following is a genomic window from Clostridium sp..
TAAAAATGGCAGAAGCTCTGGATACTTCACATCTTCAGAAAATAGAAGAATTGAAGCTCTCTAAAAGTAACAATACGTTGTACTTCAACGTTGCTTCCAATGATGACTTATCCCTGGAAGAGTGGAATTTCAACAAGAGAGCCAACTTCTTTGAAGAAGTTCTCGGAGTGAAACCAATTATCTAAAATTCAATATACTGACAGGAGGTATACAAAATTGAATAACTTCAATGATCCAAAAAATTTTATAAATAGAGAATTGAGCTGGCTTGAATTCAATAAAAGAGTTTTGGAAGAATGCAGGAATACAAAACATCCTCTCTTTGAAAGACTGAGATTTGTTTCAATCACGAGTTCAAATTTAGATGAATTTTTCATGGTAAGGGTAGGCTCACTTATAGACCAGATAAAGGCAGGTTTTACAAAACCTGATCCATCAGGACTGACTCCAAAGCAGCAATTAAAGGAAATTTGCAAAAGCACAGCCAAATTGGTCAATAAACAATGCAGCTATTACAATCGGTCTTTAAAGATAGCCCTTGGCAAGGAGAATATAAATTTTCTGACTATAAATGATTTAAATAAAAAACAACTTGATTATGTTCAGGATTATTATCATAAAAATGTATTTCCTGTAATTACTCCTATTTTAATTGACCAAAGTACTTCATTTCCTTTAATTTTAAATAAAAGTTTAAATATAGGATTGATTATAGAAGAAAACAAGGAAAAAGTTTTTGCTACAGTTGAAGTACCTTCCGTATTGAAAAGGATAATAGAAATACCTTCTGAAACAGGACTTAATGTAATAATGATAGAGGACTTAATCAAAAAAAATCTTTCTTCGCTGTTCGGTACTTCCAAAATATTGGCCTCGGGGTGTTACAGAGTTACAAGAAATGCAGATTTGACTCTTGATGAAGAAGGAGCTGAAGATCTGCTTGAAGCTATAGAGGAATCAATAAAGCAGCGTAAATGGGGAGCTGCCGTGCGCCTTGAAATAGAGCATGGAATAGACAAAGATATAGTTGATATTTTAGAGAGAGAACTTGAAATATCAAAAATTCAAGAATATGAGATAAATACTCCTCTTGATATGACTTTTTTAAAAGAATTGATAGGTATGAAAGACTACAAATACTTATGCTATGAATCTATAAAGCCTTATAATCCTCTAAAAAACATGGACAATAATGATATATTCCAAATTATTTCAGACAGGGATATACTGCTTCACCATCCTTATGAATCTTTCGATCCCATAGTAAATCTTGTAAGGCAGGCTGCACTTGATCCTTCAGTTCTGGCTATAAAGCAGACTCTCTACAGGGTAAGCGGGGACTCTCCCATTATAAAAGCCTTGATTTCAGCGGCTGAAAACAAAAAGCAGGTAACTGTTCTTGTAGAATTGAAGGCCAGATTTGATGAAGAAAGCAATATAAATTGGGCAAAACAGCTTGAAGAATCTGGATGTCATGTCATATATGGACTTGTAGGGCTTAAAACCCACTGCAAATTACTTCTCATAGTCAGGAGAGAAAAAAATGGAATAAAGAGATATGTACATATGGGAACCGGAAACTATAATGACGTGACGGCAAAATTGTATACGGACATAGGGCTTTTATCTTCAAATCCCTATTATGGTGAAGATGCTTCTACAATATTCAACATGTTGAGCGGTCATTCCATTCCGAAGGATTTGAAGAAATTGTGCATTGCTCCACTGAATTTAAGAGAACGATTTTTATATCTCATAGATCAGGAAATCCAAAATGCCAAAAGTGGAAAGCCAGCAAAAATAATTGCCAAAATGAATTCACTGGTAGACAAGAATATAATTCAAAACCTGTATAAGGCATCTTCTGCCGGGGTAAAAATTCATCTTGTTGTACGTGGAATTTGCTGTCTTCGTCCCAATGTTCCCAACGTAAGTGAGAATATAACCGTAATAAGTATAGTTGGGAGATTTCTTGAACACAGCAGAATATTCTATTTTTACAATAATGGCGAGGAACTCATATATTTGTCCAGTGCGGATTGGATGACAAGGAATCTTGACAGAAGAGTTGAACTTCTATTTCCAATTGAAAATATGGAGATAAAGGAAAACATCAAAAAAATTCTGAGTATATATCTGAAAGACACTATACAGAGTAAAAAATTAAATACGGACGGTACATACTCAAATATAGATAAGCGCGGGAAACAATTACTGGACAGCCAAAACACCTTTTATCAATATTCTCTGATAAGGAACAATGAAAACTCTAAAAAAACAGAGCTTTCAAAATCAAAATGGAGAGAAGAAGGTTTTGAGGTAAAGCAGGCAGATAGCTGAGTTTTATTTCTTCTCAGCTATTCTTTTTTTCAATTCCAATCCTGTTTTGGTAACTGCAAGACCACCAAGTGCCGTTTCCCTTAGTTCACAGGGCATGGATTTTCCGACCTCATACATAGCAGACACTACATCATCAAAAGGTATACGGCTGTGTACGCCTGCCATTACCATATCTGCCGCAGTAACTGCATTCACTGCCCCGGATACATTCCTCTTTGCACAAGGTATCTCCACAAGACCTGCTACAGGATCACACACGAGTCCCATTATATTTTTTATAACTATGGCCGCCGCACTAAGGCACATTTCCGGTGTCCCTCCCATCATTTCCACAACTGCCCCGGCTGCCATTGCAGCTGCCGATCCGCACTCTGCCTGACATCCTCCTTCCGCCCCTGCCAGAGTGGCATTTTTAGCTATTATGACACCTATACAACTTGCAGTAAACAGCGCCCTTACCAGCTCATCTTCATTCTTTTCCAGTTTTTCACCGGCAGTTATTATTACCGCCGGCAGAATCCCACAGGACCCTGCTGTTGGCGCAGCCACTATTTTACCCATGGAAGCATTCACTTCCGAACATGACAATGCCCTGGACATGACTTTTATCATAAAATTCCCGGTTAGAGAACTTGAATTCTGCAAATATGTATTTAGCCTGCAGGCATCTCCACCTATAAGACCGCTTACTGACTTTATGCTGTGAGTGAGCGCATATTCAGAAGATTGTTTCATTACATCCAGATTCCTCTTCATCTTCCGTATTATTTCCTGTTCAGAGATACCTGTTGAATTCACTTCATCTTCAATAGCATATTCCCATATTTTAATATTTCTCCTTCTACACAGTTCTATAAGTTCCTTTCCGCAATCAACCATATCACGATTCCCCCTGTACAGGATTTATAGCTACAGCTTCCCTTATTCTGGAAATGCCTCTTATTTCGTCTATAAGTTCTGTTTGTATTATATTATCAAGCTCAAGAACCATAAAAGCTGTGGAGCCTTTCCCCCTGGTTCTGTAAACCCTCATAAATGCTATATTTATATCATACTTATACAGCACTTCACACACATTCTTAATCATTCCCGGAATATCATAATGACTTATTATAAGCGTGGGATAATTCCCGGTGAACTCCACCTTGGTCCCATTTATTTCACTTACCAATATGTTTCCGCCGCCTATGGAGGATCCTACCATTTCAGTTTTGCTGCCATTTGTACTGCTGATTATGAACTTCACAGTATTGGGATGGACATCTCCCAGATCAGTCTCTAGAAACTCAATTTTAATATTCTGTTTTCTTGCAATCTCCATGGAATTTCTCAAGTTGTCATCCCATGGATTCATTCCAATCAGGCCTGCAGTCAATGCCTTGTCAGTACCATGTCCCCTATAGGTCCTGGCAAAAGATCCGTGAAGATAGCATTTTACACTTGATATATCTCCAGCTGCTACAATTCTTGCAATTTTACCCAATCTTGCGGCTCCTGCCGTATGGGAACTTGAAGGTCCTATCATGATCGGGCCCAAAATATCAAAGACTCCATATTGTCTCATATAAAGCTTCCTCCTAATCCTTAGTATTTATAAAAACAACTTCCGCCTATAAATTCTCTCAATATTGAATTATCAGGCACGAGATCCTCATCCACACTTTTGAAAAAGCTCAGGAAGCTTCTCAATCTAAGTGCTTCACAATATACCGGGCTGCTTTTTCTGATCTTTCTAAGTTCCTGCAGTGCATACTTCTTGAGCACACATAATTCGTATACCAGCGTAGAATTAAACATTACATCCGCATTTTCCTGAAATACGAATATATTTTTTTCCTCGCCTCTTTTTATTGACGGCCGCATCTTAAGTGTATCCTCTCCTTTATACCCTCTTGATATATAGTCTCTCACTATTCTTCTTATTATTCTTACATCCGTAGTTGCTATTCTATTATGGTTATCAAGATTTAACTGGGTAAGAGCACTTATATATATTTTGAATTTGTTTTCTGCAGGTATTGAGGATGTAAGAATTTCATTCAATCCATGAATTCCTTCTATGAGTATTATGCCATTTTGAGGCAGCTTAACTTTCTGTCCCGACCATTCCCTATGTCCACTTTTAAAATTAAATTCCGGGAGTTGTACTTCTCTTCCATCCATCAGCATTTGAAGATTTTTATTGAACAAATCTAAATCCAAGGCATATATGGATTCAAAATCATAATTGCCATTTTCATCTAAAGGAGTATATTTTCTTTCCACAAAATAATTATCAAGAGAAATCGGCAGTGGTTTATATCCATTGACTCCCATCTGTATTGCAAGCCTTCTTGAAAATGTGGTTTTCCCCGAAGAACTTGGACCGGCAATCAATACTGCCTTGACAGATTTCCTTTCACTTATCATATCTGCAATATATGCAATTTTTTTCTCATGGAGTGCTTCTGCAACTCTTATCATATATGATATATCATTATTTCTAACCTTGTCATTTAAAGAAGCCACATCGGATACTTCCAATATATTGTGCCATTTCTTGGTTTCAATAAATATCCTGTTTAACTTTCTGTATTCTACAAATTCAGGCAGAACTTCAGGATTATCCTTATCCGGGTATATCAATATAAAACCGGAATCATAGTATATCAAATCAAACAGTTTCAAAACTCCTGTTGAATATGCCATGCTGCTGTAAAAATAATCATATATTCCATCCATCTCATACAAATCCACGTAATCTGTATTTATATGTTCAAGTAGTTTTACCTTGTCTGCCATATTGTATTTTCTAAAAATACAAAGTGCCCTTTTTTTTGGAACCCTTACTTTATTTATAGGCATATCCCTGTCTATTATTTCCTGCATTCTATTTTTTATTTTTATTATGTCCTTTTCATTTAGAGGACTTGTTTTATTTATCTCGCCATATATTCCTTTTCCGAGAGAATGTTCTATAATAATCTCACAATCCTCGAATACATCATATACAGCTTTTATAAGTACAAATTGAAGGGTTCTCTCATAGGTCCTGTTTCCAATAATATCTGATAAATAAACAGGTTCAAAAACTCCACCTTCATTCAATGAATCTGTAAACTCGAAATATTTGCCATTTATCTTTGCAAGTAATGCAGGTTTATTATCATCATAATTTCCCCTGAATATTTTATACAAATTTGTACCCTTTTTCAAATTCAGTATCCTATCTTTTATTTTTACTTTTACATATAAATCATTGCAGATTGTATTATGCTCCCGATATTCCAGTTCACTCATCGTCTCATCTCCTTGGATTTATACTACTTCTATATTATACTTCATATTAATCTACAAATGTTCTTGTTTTGCTTATATTTTTACTATTAATGCAAAATATAAGCATGAGGTGATTTTTGTGTTTATTGTACTTTTTAGAACAATTATACTCTATATAGTAGTAGTAATTTCAATGAGACTTATGGGGAAAAAACAGATAGGTGAAATGGAACCTTTTGAACTCGTAATAGCCATAATGATATCCGAACTTGCATCTCTTCCAATGCAGGATACCAGAATATCAATATTAAGAGGTATAATACCTATAATTACTCTTTTATTTCTTCAAACCTGTTTTGCACTCATACAGCTTAAGAGTGAGAAAATGAGACTTATTCTAAGCGGCAAACCGAGCATACTTATAAGCAACGGCAAATTAGACTTTAAAGAACTGAAAAAGGAGAAATTCAATTTAAATGATCTTCTGGAGGAATTAAGGCTTCAAGGTTATTACAATGTATCCGATGTGGAATATGCTATTCTTGAGACAAGTGGAAAAATCTCTGTAATACCAAAAACAAATCTTTCACCCACAACCAAGGAAGACATGAAAATTCCATCTACACAGGATACACTTCCTCTAACTTTGATATTGGACGGAAAGATAAATTTGAAAAATTTGAACACGCTGAATAAAAACAGAAGCTGGCTAAAAAACATGCTAAAGAAGAACAACGTACATTCTATAGAGGAAGTACTGATAGCCATGGTAGATTCAAAAGGGAAATTTTTTTATCAGTGTAAATAATTCAATAAAACAATCTAGTGAAATGGATGTGATAAAATGAGGAGTTCCATAGCTTCCATAATTATGTTTGTAGTTATGGTAATATGTATAACATTTTCTATAAATTATCTAAAAAACAAAACACATATGCTGGAGTACTCGAATAATAAAATTGAAACAGCTATAAAATCCAATTCCTTTGAAAATGCTTCAAGATCCTTGAATGAATTTAAAACAATCTGGGATAATTACTCGCGAAACATATCAATATTTACAAATCACAATGAATTGGATGATATAGATGAACAAATTGAAAAACTAACCCAGTATATAAAATATGAAAATAAAGAAGAGTCTTTAATATCTACAAATATAATAAGAAGTATATTAAACCGCATACCTGAAATGGAAAAAGTGGATGTACAAAATTTGTTTTAGTTTATCTGAAACTCAGGTTCACAAAGTTTACAAAATAATTTATAATTAAGTTATGGAAAATATCATACTTATAGACTATAATAGATTATAGGAATTAACATCAAAGTCCCAGCGGGACTTGTACAGTCCCTTTCTGTGACTTATATACAGTTTAATTGATAAAATCAATTCACAAGTCAAATAAATTTTGAAAGGTGGAATAGAAATGGCGTTAGTTACTACAAAGGAGATGTTCAAGAAAGCATATGCTGGGAAATACTCAATAGGTGCTTTCAATATCAACAATCTCGAAATACTTCAAGGGGTTGTTAGAGGAGCAAAGGCCAGAAACTCTGCTGTTATTATTCAGTGTTCATCAGGAGCAATAAAATATGCTGGTTCAACATATATAGAGGCAATGGTCAGGGCTGCTATAGATGAAACCGGTATTGATGCAGCTCTTCATCTGGATCATGGTCCTGATCTGGAAACCGTAAAATTATGCGTAAAAAGTGGATTTACATCTGTTATGTTTGATGGTTCCCATTTTGACTATGATGAAAACGTAAAAAAGACAAAAGAGGTAGTTGAATATGCTCATGCCAATGGAGTAGTAGTTGAAGCAGAACTTGGAGTTTTGGCCGGAGTAGAAGACGATGTATCTGCAGACAAGCATATATATACTGATCCTGATCAAGCTGTAGATTTTGTAGACAGGACCGGCATTGATTCTCTGGCAATAGCTATAGGAACATCTCATGGAGCATTTAAATTCCCGCCGAACTTTAAACCAGCTTTAAGATTTGATATACTGGAACAGGTACAGGAAAAATTGCCTGGTTTTCCTATAGTACTTCACGGTGCCTCGGCTGTAGACCCGGAAGCAGTCAACACCTGTAATAAATACGGTGGAAACATAGCCAATGCAAAGGGAATACCTGTAGATATGCTTAGAAAGGCTTCCTCCATGGCTGTATGTAAAATAAACATGGATACCGATCTTAGATTGGCTATGACTGCTGCAGTAAGGAAAACATTCGCAGAACATCCGGAAGTATTCGATCCGAGAAAATATCTGGGGGCAGGAAGAGACTATATACAAAAAGTTGTAGAAGGAAAAATAGACAACGTATTAGGTTCTGCCAACTCATTAAATTAGCTATTTAGTTAAACCCCATTTAACTAAAATTAATAAAAACTTATATTTTATAAAATTGGTTCCTATACAAGTTATGGGAACTAATTTTATATTGTGTACATTTATGATATAATTCAAAATAATGATGGTTTTAGAAGTAGGTGATATTATTCAGGAATTAGAAACAAGAATAGTAAAAATAGATGTTGGTGCCGTAAAAAGCAAGTTAAAATACATAAATGCTCCCAGAGTAAAAATGGAAAATCAAATAAACAGTATTTATGATTATGAGGATAGGCGTTTAATAAATAACAGAGGTTATGCTAGAATAAGAGTAGTGGAAAATCTTCTTGACAATTCAGTTGATTATTATATGACTACGAAAAAACTGATAAGTCAGGGAACATACAAGATAATGGATGAAAATGAAATTAAAATATCCGATGCAGAAACGGGCAAAAAAATTTTTGAGTCTCTTGGTCTAAAACTGCAGCAGAACATAAAAAAATACAGAGAAAGCTATAAATATAAAAATAGTCTCATAGAAATAGATATAAATGATAGATCTTTTTGTCCCTTTCCCTATTTGGAAATAGAAACTCAAAATAATGATGAACTCCATGAAATAGTGGAACTTCTGGGTTACACTATAGAAGATACAACTTCGGAAACAATATATGAAATACTAAATAGAGAAAGGTAAGATTATGTTTGGTTATGTTACCCCCTGTATCTCGGAACTTAAAGTAAAAGACTATGAAAAATTCAAAGCATATTATTGCGGACTATGCAGATCTATAAAACATAATATTGGGAATATACCAAGAATAGCTTTGAACTATGATATGACATTCCTGGCCATACTGCTTGATAGCTTATCCGATAAAAAACTTGGATATGAAATAAAAAAATGTCTGGTTCATCCTATAAAGAAAAAAGTTATATTGAAGGATACTCCTGCATTAGAATATGCCTCCTTTTATAATATTACATTAAGTTGCTATAAATTTCTGGATGACATTAATGATGATCATTCAATAAAGAATAGGTTTTTATACGGTGCTTTTAAAATATATCTAAATAAATTGCCTGAAACATTCAATTCCAGTGTGAACTATATAAAAAACAGCTTATATAATTTATCCAGGATTGAAAATAATAATGAATGTAGCTCCTTTGACAGTATATGCCACCCATTTTCCGATCTCACCGCTTTCGTACTGTCAAATTATACATCTGAAAACAGGGAAAACTTATACTGGCTGGGATACAATTTGGGAAAGTGGATTTATATAATAGATGCTGTAGACGATCTGGAAAGGGATATGAAAAACAATAAATTCAATCCTCTAAACACTTGCTTCAACAGTAAGAATCTGGATTATGATCAGTTTTATCCCGAAATAAAGGACAGGGTTGATTTTATTTTGGGAACTTGTGCTTCACAGTGCATGAACTTTTTTAACAAACTTCCCATAGCAAAAAATGAAGATTTACTATATAACATATTGCAATATGGACTTTTAGAAAAAATGGATAAAGTATTTGAGAGAGGTGTCTACAAAAATGAAAAATCCCTATGAGGTACTTGGAATAAAAGAAAATGCTTCAAAAGAAGAAATCAAGAAGGCATACAGAAACCTGGCAAAAAAATATCATCCGGATCAATATGGAAACAATCCGTTAAAAGACCTGGCAGAAGATAAAATGCGGGACATAAACGCAGCTTATGATTATCTGATGAAAAATTCATCTGGTTCAGGAAATGGAAATACTTCCTACAGCAGCGGGAATACTTACTCAGGAGAAAACTCCGATTTGTATCAATCCATTGAGGTTGATATAAACAACGGCAACATACGGGATGCTGAAGAAAAGCTCTCAAGATGTACTACACAGGATGCTGAATGGAATTATCTTATGGGAATACTTAATTTGAGAAAGGGATGGTACAACGAGGCCTTTTCCAACCTGAGCACCGCATGCAGCATGGATCCCGATAATTTTAAATACAGATCTGCATTAAACAGGATGCAGAGCATGAATAATACTTACAGACAGCCCTATTACAATACGAGAAGGGGTGATTCCGACATCTGTAATATCTGTGCTACATTATACTGTCTGGACTGCCTTTGTGATGGAGGCGGCGCAGGCTGCTAATTTTACTATGATTTAAGGAGGAATGAAAATGTCCGGTAATTCAGCGAAATCCCTTTACATGGCTAAGGGAGGTCTTTTAACTGCCATTGGTGTGATTCTAATCTACGTGAGTGGAATAATACCAGTAAATAAAGCTTATTTATTGGCAATAGCATCTTTCATCATACCTCTTTCCATATTGATCACGGATATAAAAAATACATTTGTAGTTTATATTTGCACCTCCATATTGTCTATTCTTTTATGTGGAGTTAAATTTACTGTAATTACATATATACTTTTTTTCGGTCTATATGGTTTTGCAAAATTCTATATAGAGAAAATCAACAAAATAGTTTTGGAAATCATTCTCAAACTGCTATTTTCAAATGCCTGTGCAGCCATTTTATTCTTGATTTACAAGCTATTTTTCCCTGGACTGTTCAATCTTAGATTTTCATTGTACTTGATTATCATAGGACTCCAGATAGCTTTTATCTTATATGACTACGTTTTAACTTTGATTATAAATTTCATGGACAAAAGACTTTCTAAAAAAGTTTAAAATTTCCTTGACATTTAATTTTAAAATGGTATAATATTTAATGTCGATTGATTTTCAGGATAATGCCCATTCGCCAAATGGTAAGGCACCTGTCTCTGGAACAGGCATCTGTTGGTTCGAATCCAGCATGGGCAGCCAAAGAACTCATTTTGAGTTCTTTTTTTAAATTATTCTTGACAAAGTATTATTACATATTATAAAATTTGATAAAAGTAAATAATTAGCTTTGAATAAGGAATAGTAATATTTACATCACTAAAGAGAGCTGTTGTCAGGTGAAAAACGGCATGAATTCAAAATATGAACTCGCCTTAAGAGCTTGTCTGAATAAATCAGATACGGAAAAATCCGTTATATTTTAAGTGAAATCATTTGTTGATTTAATTAGAGTGGTACCGCGGGAATTGAACTTTTCGTCTCTTTTTGGGAGATGAGAAGTTTTTTATATTATCAGTATAAACAGTATTAGATGAACCTATATAGCTATTATGAACAAAGGAGAGATTTTATGTACAGCACTAAAATTGATGAAAAATGGCAAGAAAAATGGGAAAAAACACATATTTATAAATTTGATGAAGATAACCTGGCTAATAAATTATATGTACTGGAGATGTTTTCCTATCCATCAGGGAGTAGACTTCATGCCGGGCATTGGTTCAACTATGCTCCCGTGGACTCCTGGGCAAGATTAAAGAGAATGCAGGGTTATAATGTATTCCAGCCTATGGGTTTTGATTCATTCGGACTTCCTGCAGAAAACTATGCCATCAAAACTGGAATTCATCCAAGTGATTCCACTGAAAAAAACATCGCCACAATGGAAAAACAGCTTCGATCCATGGGTGCCATGTTCAACTGGGAAAATGAAGTAATAACCTGCCATCCTGATTATTACAAGTGGAACCAGTGGCTATTTCTTCAACTATATAAACACGGTCTGGCTTTCAGGAAAAATGCTCCCGTAAACTGGTGCCCCAGCTGCAAGACAGTTCTTGCAAATGAACAGGTTCAGGAAGGCCACTGTGAAAGATGCGGAACCGAAGTCACTAAAAAGGATCTGACTCAGTGGTTCTTCAAAATAACGGATTATGCAGAAGAACTTCTTCAATACCTTGACAAACTTGATTGGCCTGAAACAACAAAAGCAATGCAGCGACACTGGATAGGAAAATCCACAGGTACAAATGTAACTTTCAAGGTAAGCGATTCTGATCTTGAGTTCAGTGTTTTCACTACAAGGGTTGACACTTTATTTGGTGTTACTTATGTAGTACTGTCACCTGAAAACACCCTGGTGGATAAACTGACAAAGGAAAAATACAGAAAACAGGTTGAAGAGTACAAAGAACAGGCCAAAAAACAGAGTGAGATTGAAAGGCAGTCAATCACAAGAGAAAAAACCGGTGTATTTTCCGGGTCATATGCCATAAACCCTATAAATGGAAGGAAAGTTCCAATATGGATTGGTGACTATGTACTCAATACTTATGGTACTGGAGCCGTAATGGCAGTTCCTGCCCACGATGAAAGGGACTTTGAATTTGCCACCAAATACAAGCTTCCTATAGAGAGGGTTATAGAAGGCGGAGACAGTCTCCCTTATGTAGAATATGGGAAAATGATAAACAGCCGCGAATTCAACGGTCTGACAACAAAAGAAGGCAAGAAAGCTGTTACCAAAAAACTTGAAAACATGGGACTTGGTTCTGGAAAAGTAAACTACAGATTAAGAGACTGGCTTGTATCCAGGCAGAGATATTGGGGAACCCCTATTCCAGTAGTCTATTGTGAAAAATGCGGTATAGTTCCCGTTCCTGAAGATCAACTTCCAGTTAAACTTCCATATGATGTTGAATTCTCACCAGATGGTAAATCTCCCCTGTTGAAATCGGAAGAATTCATGAATACTACATGTCCCCACTGCGGAGGTCCCGCAAAAAGAGAGGCGGATACTCTTGATACCTTTGTATGCTCTTCCTGGTACTATTTAAGATATGCAGACAATAAGAACAGCAGTGAAGCCTTCAACAAGGACAAAATAGAAAGAATGCTCCCTGTAGACATGTATGTAGGAGGTCATGAGCATGCATGCATGCATCTTCTATATGCAAGATTTATAACCAAGGCCCTCAGGGATATGGGATTTTTGAATTTCGATGAACCGTTCTTGTCTCTGAGACATCAGGGCATAATACTGGGACCCGACGGACAGAAGATGAGCAAATCCAAGGGTAATACCATATCACCAGACGATTGCATAAAAGAATACGGTGCGGATGTATTCAGGCTGTATCTTATGTTTGGATTTGACTACTCAGAAGGCGGTGCCTGGAGTGATGACGGAATTAAGTCCATGAGTAAATTTGTAGACAGAGTTGAGCGAATTATATCTGAGGCAAAGCAGGAAATAAATACTGCCAAAAACAGTAAAACCTCAATGGATGATGCTGAAAAAGAACTCAACTATGTCAGAAACTTTACTATAAAATCAGTTTCAGAGGATACAAATAAATTTCAATTCAATACATCAATAGCAAGGATCATGGAGTTCACAAATGCTCTATCCAAATACTTGAAAACTAAAAATAAAAATACGAAATTTTTACAGGAAACAATAGTAGATTTTGTGAAAATATTAGCTCCTTTTGCACCTCATTTTTCGGAAGAACAATGGGAATTCCTCGATAAAAAATATTCCATATTCAATGAAAAATGGCCTGAATTTGATCCAAATGCCCTAATAAAGGACAATATTGAAATCGCCATTCAGGTAAATGGAAAAATAAAATCCAAAATAAATATTGCAACCGATCTTTCAGAGGATGAAGTAAAACAAATAGCCCTGACACAGGAAAATGTCAAGTCAGCCATTGAAGGCAGGAATATTAAAAAAATTATACTTGTAAAAGGCAGACTCGTAAATATAGTTGCAAAATAAATTAAAAAGGCAGGTTTTTTACCTGTCTTTTATATAATCCTTTAATTATATATTTGAATCATCTTCTCTGTAGATTTCAACAGATTTACAAGTTCAAAAACTTCACCTTCATCAATAAGTTTGTTCAATTCCTTCTGATATCTTGTGGCATCCGATAACTTTCCCATTGATGAAATCGTGATTATATTGTTCATTATATCAGATACAAGGCTGGAC
Proteins encoded in this region:
- a CDS encoding DUF4363 family protein, giving the protein MRSSIASIIMFVVMVICITFSINYLKNKTHMLEYSNNKIETAIKSNSFENASRSLNEFKTIWDNYSRNISIFTNHNELDDIDEQIEKLTQYIKYENKEESLISTNIIRSILNRIPEMEKVDVQNLF
- the fba gene encoding class II fructose-1,6-bisphosphate aldolase, which translates into the protein MALVTTKEMFKKAYAGKYSIGAFNINNLEILQGVVRGAKARNSAVIIQCSSGAIKYAGSTYIEAMVRAAIDETGIDAALHLDHGPDLETVKLCVKSGFTSVMFDGSHFDYDENVKKTKEVVEYAHANGVVVEAELGVLAGVEDDVSADKHIYTDPDQAVDFVDRTGIDSLAIAIGTSHGAFKFPPNFKPALRFDILEQVQEKLPGFPIVLHGASAVDPEAVNTCNKYGGNIANAKGIPVDMLRKASSMAVCKINMDTDLRLAMTAAVRKTFAEHPEVFDPRKYLGAGRDYIQKVVEGKIDNVLGSANSLN
- a CDS encoding class IV adenylate cyclase — protein: MQELETRIVKIDVGAVKSKLKYINAPRVKMENQINSIYDYEDRRLINNRGYARIRVVENLLDNSVDYYMTTKKLISQGTYKIMDENEIKISDAETGKKIFESLGLKLQQNIKKYRESYKYKNSLIEIDINDRSFCPFPYLEIETQNNDELHEIVELLGYTIEDTTSETIYEILNRER
- a CDS encoding DUF5685 family protein, producing MFGYVTPCISELKVKDYEKFKAYYCGLCRSIKHNIGNIPRIALNYDMTFLAILLDSLSDKKLGYEIKKCLVHPIKKKVILKDTPALEYASFYNITLSCYKFLDDINDDHSIKNRFLYGAFKIYLNKLPETFNSSVNYIKNSLYNLSRIENNNECSSFDSICHPFSDLTAFVLSNYTSENRENLYWLGYNLGKWIYIIDAVDDLERDMKNNKFNPLNTCFNSKNLDYDQFYPEIKDRVDFILGTCASQCMNFFNKLPIAKNEDLLYNILQYGLLEKMDKVFERGVYKNEKSL
- a CDS encoding J domain-containing protein, which codes for MKNPYEVLGIKENASKEEIKKAYRNLAKKYHPDQYGNNPLKDLAEDKMRDINAAYDYLMKNSSGSGNGNTSYSSGNTYSGENSDLYQSIEVDINNGNIRDAEEKLSRCTTQDAEWNYLMGILNLRKGWYNEAFSNLSTACSMDPDNFKYRSALNRMQSMNNTYRQPYYNTRRGDSDICNICATLYCLDCLCDGGGAGC
- the leuS gene encoding leucine--tRNA ligase; amino-acid sequence: MYSTKIDEKWQEKWEKTHIYKFDEDNLANKLYVLEMFSYPSGSRLHAGHWFNYAPVDSWARLKRMQGYNVFQPMGFDSFGLPAENYAIKTGIHPSDSTEKNIATMEKQLRSMGAMFNWENEVITCHPDYYKWNQWLFLQLYKHGLAFRKNAPVNWCPSCKTVLANEQVQEGHCERCGTEVTKKDLTQWFFKITDYAEELLQYLDKLDWPETTKAMQRHWIGKSTGTNVTFKVSDSDLEFSVFTTRVDTLFGVTYVVLSPENTLVDKLTKEKYRKQVEEYKEQAKKQSEIERQSITREKTGVFSGSYAINPINGRKVPIWIGDYVLNTYGTGAVMAVPAHDERDFEFATKYKLPIERVIEGGDSLPYVEYGKMINSREFNGLTTKEGKKAVTKKLENMGLGSGKVNYRLRDWLVSRQRYWGTPIPVVYCEKCGIVPVPEDQLPVKLPYDVEFSPDGKSPLLKSEEFMNTTCPHCGGPAKREADTLDTFVCSSWYYLRYADNKNSSEAFNKDKIERMLPVDMYVGGHEHACMHLLYARFITKALRDMGFLNFDEPFLSLRHQGIILGPDGQKMSKSKGNTISPDDCIKEYGADVFRLYLMFGFDYSEGGAWSDDGIKSMSKFVDRVERIISEAKQEINTAKNSKTSMDDAEKELNYVRNFTIKSVSEDTNKFQFNTSIARIMEFTNALSKYLKTKNKNTKFLQETIVDFVKILAPFAPHFSEEQWEFLDKKYSIFNEKWPEFDPNALIKDNIEIAIQVNGKIKSKINIATDLSEDEVKQIALTQENVKSAIEGRNIKKIILVKGRLVNIVAK